The Phoenix dactylifera cultivar Barhee BC4 chromosome 12, palm_55x_up_171113_PBpolish2nd_filt_p, whole genome shotgun sequence genome has a window encoding:
- the LOC103718136 gene encoding E3 ubiquitin-protein ligase UPL4-like, giving the protein MDRGRKRAEASDKLPADKRACSLSEFWSGSSSLPPTPEPAAAAAVASSSSEPVDCDMESSSSGRSDRAGDSEYGSCDSDDERGYGRWVFDDPSLCGASKGKFQKIFASLEDDAGPGVQLAALAELCEVLSFCMEDSLGYFPMETSVPVLVRLAGPETSPDVMLLAVRALTYICDGMPRMADALVRHGALPVLCGKLLAIEYLDVAEQSLEALEKISRSEPVHCLQAGTIMAALGFIDFFSTSMQRVALSTVANVCKKLPLDCSSLVMESVPILCKLLQYEDRKLVETVATCLIRITECFTHSPELLDVLCKHEVVHKTLHLIAIDGRISLSQATYTGLISLLTKLATSSLVAVRTLFELNISSILRNILMASDLSHGTPCSPFEDVQSNQMHEVLKLLNQLIPPVARDVEDVQLALAKEKILVDEPSFLHQFSMDILPLSIQVVNPGANVYISYGCVSIINKIVYFSTPEMLMDLLKVTNISSFLAGLLARKDRHVLISTLKTVEILMQKLPGVFLSSFVKEGVIYAIDSLLMQKNCSQSTQRFGHMQHSDNQMATRDMPRCLCYEFDSSRASSCEMKTCRVGKDTVLTLAKHLKTTYFTSEAVNSEMGLTEVLHKLKTFCAVLNDNVDRAAANDDCELNEEYLSHILDQVIRELYGKETISTFEFIESGIVRSLAHYLSNGKYLQGTSCGCDLSNHFLAVLRRFRTFACISLSKMNQGWENMLITLLVRKLQNALSSLDSFPVILSHVPKPRNTYADIPFRRCTMLPCLKVRFVREEGETTLHDHDNVLNVELSSSLEDIEGYLWPKVSTKNKEDEAESARKGMISTSDIAAGSMHAEEKNPQDLVAKIWQEPSFSSSPEGLACQEGQSLSVDLSPRQRDLIAVITSNLSSLGERRVEGQKSSASPSNGCTERKLNFCLEGKQLDQSITLYQAILEELLSAEPDAIVGPKFWNKVYKVTYKRAEPKSSDAQMPYDASLCNKIVFSWQKLSFFSSMLLAELPCTLDKSNPIYDILFMLKILEGLNRISFHLLSDERNHAFAEGRIENFDDLKVMVSPVPQVEFISSKLTDKLEQQMRDSLALSSGSMPLWCNQLMAACPFLFSFDARRKYFRLTAFGSSRSQLNPNQRLNSSDTNSFIERWLQSGSFSRKKFKVDRNNILGSAAKMMELYAHSKGVLEVEYNEEVGTGLGPTMEFYTLVSQEFQKVGMGMWREDLGLHGGSSKVVGEFELLVAPFGLFPRPWSAENGVSNGIQFPEVIKKFFLLGQLVARAIKDGRILDLPFSQAFYKVILEQELGIYDIQSFDPKLGRTLLEFQALVNRKKVLESISRENYGCASDMYYRNTRIEDLCLDFTLPGYSNYELTLESNSKMVNIANLEEYIALVVDATTKCGISRQVEAFKSGFNEVFRLKTLQIFTEDELELLICGERDTWDFIELVDHIKFDHGYTASSPPVVNLLEIIQEFECYRRRAFLQFVTGAPRLPPGGLAALNPKLTVVRKHCSNDADMDLPSVMTCANYLKLPPYSSKERMRQRLLYAITEGQGSFHLS; this is encoded by the exons ATGGATCGGGGACGGAAGCGGGCGGAGGCCAGCGACAAGCTGCCGGCCGACAAGCGGGCGTGCAGTTTATCGGAGTTCTGGTCGGGTTCCTCCTCTCTCCCGCCGACGCCggagccggcggcggcggcggccgtgGCCTCGTCCTCCTCCGAGCCGGTGGACTGCGACATGGAGTCCTCCTCCTCCGGGAGGTCCGACAGGGCTGGGGACTCGGAGTACGGCTCCTGCGACTCCGACGACGAGCGCGGCTACGGCCGCTGGGTGTTCGACGACCCTTCACTGTGCGGGGCAAGCAAGGGGAAGTTCCAAAAGATCTTTGCGAGCCTCGAGGACGATGCTGGGCCGGGTGTGCAGCTTGCCGCGCTCGCCGAGCTCTGCGAGGTCCTGTCCTTCTGCATGGAGGATTCCCTTGGTTATTTCCCAATGGAGACGTCGGTCCCGGTGCTCGTGAGGCTGGCGGGCCCCGAGACCAGCCCCGATGTCATGCTCCTTGCTGTCCGGGCGCTCACGTACATCTGCGATGGGATGCCGAGGATGGCTGATGCCCTCGTTAGGCATGGAGCGCTTCCTGTCCTCTGCGGAAAGTTATTGGCGATCGAGTACTTGGATGTGGCCGAGCAG TCTTTGGAAGCATTGGAGAAGATATCTCGATCAGAACCTGTTCATTGTTTGCAAGCAGGGACAATTATGGCGGCACTGGGTTTCATTGATTTCTTCTCAACAAGCATGCAG AGAGTTGCACTCTCCACTGTAGCAAACGTCTGCAAGAAACTTCCTTTAGATTGTTCTTCTCTTGTCATGGAGTCCGTTCCTATTTTGTGCAAACTCCTTCAATATGAGGACAGAAAG CTCGTGGAAACTGTTGCTACCTGCTTGATAAGGATAACTGAATGTTTCACCCATTCTCCAGAGTTGCTGGATGTACTGTGCAAGCATGAGGTGGTTCATAAGACTTTACATTTGATAGCTATCGATGGTCGGATATCACTGAGCCAAGCAACTTATACT GGCTTGATCAGTCTTCTCACCAAGCTAGCCACTAGTTCCCTTGTAGCAGTGAGGACCCTCTTTGAACTGAATATAAGCAGCATATTGAGGAATATTCTAATGGCTTCTGACCTTTCACATGGCACTCCTTGCTCACCTTTTGAAGATGTGCAATCCAATCAG ATGCATGAAGTTTTGAAGTTACTGAACCAGTTGATCCCTCCTGTGGCAAGAGATGTTGAAGATGTTCAACTAGCACTAGCCAAGGAAAAGATTTTAGTGGATGAACCTAGTTTTCTGCATCAGTTCTCAATGGATATTCTTCCTTTGTCTATTCAG GTCGTCAACCCTGGTGCAAATGTATATATTTCTTATGGCTGTGTTTCAATCATAAACAAAATTGTTTATTTCAGTACTCCAGAAATGCTTATGGACTTGCTCAAGGTTACAAACATTTCAAG CTTTTTAGCTGGTTTGCTGGCCCGGAAAGATCGCCATGTATTGATTTCAACTCTGAAGACTGTCGAGATTCTCATGCAAAAGCTTCCTGGTGTTTTTTTAAGCTCTTTTGTTAAGGAGGGTGTTATTTATGCAATTGACTCACTTTTAATGCAAAAAAACTGTTCACAATCTACTCAACGGTTTGGTCACATGCAACACTCAGATAATCAGATGGCTACAAGAGACATGCCCAGATGCTTATGCTATGAATTTGATTCATCCAGGGCATCATCCTGTGAGATGAAAACATGTAGAGTTGGAAAAGATACTGTTCTCACTTTGGCAAAACATTTAAAGACTACCTACTTTACTAGTGAAGCAGTGAATTCTGAGATGGGTTTGACTGAAGTTCTGCACAAGCTTAAAACTTTTTGTGCTGTTCTAAATGATAATGTGGACAGGGCTGCAGCGAATGATGATTGTGAACTAAATGAAGAGTATTTATCTCATATATTAGATCAAGTTATAAGGGAGCTTTATGGAAAAGAAACTATCTCCACATTTGAGTTCATTGAGAGTGGAATTGTAAGATCCTTGGCACATTATTTATCCAATGGCAAGTACCTCCAAGGAACTTCATGTGGTTGTGACTTATCAAATCACTTTCTTGCTGTACTGAGAAGATTCCGGACATTTGCCTGTATTTCTCTGTCAAAAATGAATCAGGGATGGGAGAATATGCTTATCACTTTATTAGTACGGAAATTGCAGAACGCATTGTCTTCGCTTGATAGTTTTCCTGTTATATTGAGCCATGTTCCCAAGCCTAGAAATACTTATGCTGATATCCCATTCAGGCGCTGCACTATGCTCCCTTGCTTAAAAGTACGCTTTGTGAGGGAAGAAGGTGAAACAACCTTGCATGACCATGACAATGTGTTAAATGTTGAGCTCTCTTCATCATTGGAAGATATTGAAGGATATCTATGGCCCAAAGTTAGCACAAAGAATAAGGAAGATGAGGCAGAATCTGCAAGAAAGGGAATGATCAGCACAAGTGATATTGCAGCAGGAAGTATGCATGCTGAAGAGAAGAATCCTCAAGATCTAGTTGCAAAGATCTGGCaggaaccatctttttctagcTCACCAGAG GGCCTTGCATGCCAAGAAGGACAATCTTTATCAGTGGATCTTAGCCCTAGACAGAGAGATCTAATAGCTG TGATTACCTCCAATCTTTCATCTCTTGGCGAGAGACGAGTTGAAGGCCAAAAAAGTTCTGCATCTCCAAGCAATGGGTGTACAGAGCGAAAGTTGAACTTTTGTTTAGAAGGGAAGCAACTTGATCAGTCTATTACTCTTTATCAAGCAATTCTagaggagcttttaagtgcggAACCTGATGCAATTGTTGGCCCGAAATTCTGGAATAAAGTTTACAAAGTAACATATAAAAGAGCGGAACCAAAATCCAGTGATGCTCAAATGCCTTATGATGCATCTCTTTGCAATAAAATTGTTTTCTCATGGCAGAAACTATCATTTTTCTCTAGTATGTTACTTGCCGAGCTTCCTTGTACACTTGATAAGTCCAATCCGATATATGATATATTgttcatgctgaaaattttggaAGGCTTGAACAGGATATCATTTCATCTGTTGTCTGATGAAAGGAACCACGCATTTGCTGAAGGTAGAATAGAAAATTTTGATGATCTGAAAGTGATGGTGTCTCCCGTTCCACAGGTTGAGTTCATAAGCAGTAAGCTGACTGATAAATTGGAGCAGCAGATGCGAGATTCACTGGCATTAAGCTCTGGCAGCATGCCTCTGTGGTGTAATCAGTTAATGGCTGCTTGccctttcttattttcttttgatgCAAGGCGGAAGTATTTCCGTTTGACTGCATTTGGTTCTTCAAGATCTCAGCTTAATCCAAATCAACGTCTGAATAGTAGTGACACCAACTCTTTTATTGAAAGATGGTTACAATCAGGTTCATTTTCCCGTAAGAAATTCAAAGTTGATCGCAACAATATTCTGGGTTCTGCTGCGAAAATGATGGAGTTATATGCTCATAGTAAGGGTGTTCTTGAAGTCGAATACAATGAGGAAGTTGGTACTGGCTTAGGCCCAACAATGGAGTTCTACACATTGGTAAGTCAAGAGTTTCAAAAAGTTGGGATGGGGATGTGGAGAGAGGATCTGGGTCTTCATGGTGGATCAAGTAAAGTAGTTGGTGAATTTGAATTACTGGTAGCTCCTTTTGGATTGTTTCCTCGACCTTGGTCAGCAGAAAATGGTGTCTCAAATGGGATCCAATTTCCAGAAGTAATTAAAAAGTTCTTCCTTCTTGGGCAGCTTGTAGCAAGGGCAATTAAAGATGGGAGGATCCTGGATTTACCATTTTCTCAAGCATTTTATAAAGTTATCCTTGAGCAG gAGCTTGGCATATATGATATTCAATCATTTGATCCCAAACTTGGGAGGACTCTCCTGGAGTTTCAAGCTCTCGTCAATAGGAAAAAGGTTTTAGAGTCCATTTCCAGGGAAAATTATGGGTGTGCATCTGATATGTATTACCGCAATACCAGAATAGAGGATCTTTGTCTTGATTTCACTCTTCCAGGCTACTCCAATTATGAGCTTACTCTGGAAAGTAACTCGAAAATG GTAAATATTGCTAACTTGGAAGAGTATATTGCACTAGTTGTCGATGCAACTACTAAATGTGGAATTTCTCGACAAGTGGAAGCTTTTAAATCTGGATTTAATGAG GTGTTTCGGCTGAAAACTCTTCAAATCTTTACTGAAGATGAGCTTGAGCTATTAATTTGTGGAGAACGGGATACTTGGGAT TTTATTGAGCTTGTGGATCACATCAAGTTTGATCATGGCTACACAGCTAGCAGTCCTCCTGTTGTTAAT TTATTAGAAATCATACAAGAATTTGAGTGCTATCGGCGCAGAGCTTTCTTGCAATTTGTGACAGGAGCTCCTCGACTGCCTCCAGGAGGCTTAGCTGCACTCAACCCAAAATTGACAGTTGTTCGTAAG CATTGTAGCAATGATGCGGATATGGACTTGCCAAGTGTGATGACCTGCGCTAATTATCTAAAGCTCCCTCCATACTCTTCCAAG GAGAGAATGAGGCAGAGGCTGTTATATGCAATAACAGAAGGACAGGGGTCCTTCCATCTCTCTTAA